CCACATCGCCAAGTACTTCGCCAACGCTATCCGCGAGGCCATCCTGTTGGAGCTCTGCGACGGCGGCATTGTGTTCCTGCCGGGCGCGGCCGGAACGGTACAGGAGATCTTCCAGGACGCGTGCGAGAACTACTATGGAGCCCCTGAGACCATCACGCCCATGGTGCTGGTGGGACGCGAACACTGGGAACGGACATTTCCCGCCTGGCCCATGGTGCAGAGCCTCGCGGCCGGGAAACCGATGGCGGAGAAGATCTTCCTGGTGGACACGGTGGAGGAGGCCTTGGCGGTGCTTGCCCCGTAGGACCTCAGAAATCCTTGCTGCAAGGTCCCCTGCCCAGCTGGGCCAAGCCGGTGAGGTCGCCGGCAGCGTACCCGCGCACCCAGGAAGCTTGATCGAACATGAGCTGCCGGGGATCGTCCACGTGGTCCAGGCCCAGGAGATGACCGAGCTCGTGCATGATCACAGCGACGCCGATCTCCTCTCCGTTGGGAGCGTTCACGATCTCAGCGAACTGGGGAGCATCCAAGGACACCGTCCCGGTGACATACGCCTTGTAGCCATCGCTGAGGCCAATGGAAGAACTTCCGCCAAGCCCCACAGTCTGCCCGGTCAGGCGTGGCACCTGCTCCGGGGTGGTCCACGCAATGAGTACCGGTGCCCAGCGGTCGCCGTACCTTTCCGGCTGGTATCCGGACCTGGTGGGGGAGGGAACTTCGGAACTGGGGCCGTCATAGACGAACCTCAGTCCCGTAGCTGAACTGGCCTGTTCCACTGCCTCCACCACCAAAGGCTGCCACGAGGCCGGCGCGAGGTCCGAGTTGACCACGTAGTGGATAGGCCTGCACGGCGAATAGGCCAGCGGGGTTCCGTCTTCTTTGACGGCCAGGAACTTATATGAGGAACTGGTGCGGTTGAGCGGGGCTGGTGTCCCCAGCGGCGCGTCCGCTTCTTCGAGTCCCGGGACGGGGTCCTGGCGTTGGCCAAAAGGAACCAATCCGGGCCGGGGAGCCTGGCTTTGCGTTGCGGACGGGCCATACAGGAACTGACGGAGTTCGCCGCTGAAGTAGGCTCCCGCGCACACCAGCGCCAGGACGCTGATGAGGAACATGATGGCCGCGATGCTGCTGTGCTTGATGGGCGGCCTGATCTGCGGAGGGTCCGGCGGGCGCTG
The sequence above is a segment of the Arthrobacter sp. StoSoilB22 genome. Coding sequences within it:
- a CDS encoding matrixin family metalloprotease; amino-acid sequence: MLATTVDGGAPPPVAASTSGGSMEPYGSPQWPDPDPPRPKYLPHSQRPPDPPQIRPPIKHSSIAAIMFLISVLALVCAGAYFSGELRQFLYGPSATQSQAPRPGLVPFGQRQDPVPGLEEADAPLGTPAPLNRTSSSYKFLAVKEDGTPLAYSPCRPIHYVVNSDLAPASWQPLVVEAVEQASSATGLRFVYDGPSSEVPSPTRSGYQPERYGDRWAPVLIAWTTPEQVPRLTGQTVGLGGSSSIGLSDGYKAYVTGTVSLDAPQFAEIVNAPNGEEIGVAVIMHELGHLLGLDHVDDPRQLMFDQASWVRGYAAGDLTGLAQLGRGPCSKDF